In the genome of Altererythrobacter sp. TH136, one region contains:
- a CDS encoding ParB/RepB/Spo0J family partition protein, with amino-acid sequence MNNPADPIRFSIPERPKNDTRKKLGRGLGALMGETRREEPLVVRNPDDPSIDQTGAPQGQGMASIPVGAIEPLPGQPRQHFDEAALEELARSIAQRGVIQPVIVTPLGQGRYRLVAGERRWRAAQKARLHEIPALVRELDNREVMALALVENLQREDLNPVEEGRAYQRLADDEGMTQADIAKLVEKSRSHVANLQRLLQLPEKVLDAVEGGTLSMGHARALIGFDDAEGLAQRAVSEGLTVRDVERIVRRAGEGDTTRRVARVARDPVKDADIAAVQRHLEEFLGLNVQIKTGTDPRSGEVTIKYRTLDQLDLICQRLTGGDI; translated from the coding sequence GTGAACAACCCCGCCGATCCGATTCGATTCTCGATCCCCGAGCGGCCGAAGAACGATACTCGCAAGAAACTTGGGCGCGGTCTTGGTGCGTTGATGGGTGAAACCCGGCGCGAAGAACCGCTGGTGGTGCGAAATCCCGACGATCCTTCAATCGATCAAACGGGAGCGCCCCAGGGTCAGGGAATGGCGAGTATCCCGGTCGGCGCGATCGAACCTCTTCCGGGTCAACCGCGCCAGCATTTCGATGAGGCGGCGCTGGAGGAACTCGCGCGGTCGATTGCCCAGCGCGGGGTGATCCAGCCCGTCATCGTGACGCCGCTGGGGCAGGGCCGGTATCGGCTGGTCGCGGGTGAGCGGCGCTGGCGCGCGGCGCAAAAGGCGCGGCTGCACGAAATACCCGCGCTGGTGCGCGAACTCGACAACCGCGAAGTCATGGCGCTGGCGTTGGTCGAGAACCTGCAGCGAGAGGATCTGAATCCCGTCGAAGAGGGGCGGGCCTACCAGCGCCTGGCCGACGACGAGGGGATGACGCAGGCGGACATAGCCAAGCTGGTCGAAAAGTCGCGCAGTCATGTGGCGAACCTCCAGCGGCTGCTGCAGCTGCCTGAAAAGGTGCTCGATGCTGTCGAGGGCGGCACCCTGTCCATGGGTCACGCGCGCGCCCTGATCGGGTTCGACGATGCCGAAGGACTGGCCCAGCGCGCGGTGAGCGAGGGGTTGACCGTGCGCGATGTCGAGCGGATCGTTCGCCGCGCGGGTGAGGGCGACACCACCCGCCGGGTTGCCCGGGTGGCGCGCGATCCGGTGAAGGACGCCGACATCGCCGCGGTCCAGCGCCACTTGGAAGAGTTCCTCGGCCTTAACGTCCAGATCAAGACGGGCACCGATCCGCGGTCGGGCGAAGTGACCATCAAGTATCGCACGCTCGATCAACTTGATCTTATTTGTCAGAGACTTACCGGCGGAGACATCTAG
- a CDS encoding ParA family protein, which translates to MIVIAIANQKGGVGKTTTAINIATAMAATGWKTLLIDLDPQGNASTGMGIGTEDRVSSTYELLVDGADLSDCIQGTSIPGLDIVPATVDLSGAEIELVSVENRTSRLSRALSGHTAHDIAFIDCPPSLGLLTLNALGAADTLLVPLQCEFFALEGLSQLLQTVERVQQRFNANLGIIGVVLTMFDRRNRLTDQVADDVRSCLGPLVFESVIPRNVRLSEAPSHGLPALVYDHNCTGSRAYIALARELIGRLPAERKAA; encoded by the coding sequence GTGATCGTTATCGCCATTGCCAATCAGAAAGGAGGAGTCGGCAAGACCACTACGGCGATCAATATCGCCACGGCGATGGCTGCAACTGGTTGGAAAACCTTGCTAATTGACCTCGATCCGCAGGGCAATGCATCGACCGGCATGGGCATCGGTACGGAAGACCGGGTCAGCTCGACTTATGAGCTGCTGGTTGATGGAGCGGACTTGTCGGATTGCATCCAGGGCACGTCCATTCCTGGCCTCGACATCGTACCGGCGACGGTCGATCTGTCGGGTGCGGAAATTGAGCTGGTCTCAGTAGAGAACCGCACGTCGCGTCTATCTCGCGCGTTGAGCGGGCACACCGCCCACGACATCGCCTTTATCGACTGCCCGCCGTCGCTCGGTCTATTGACCCTCAACGCACTGGGCGCGGCCGATACGCTGCTGGTGCCGCTGCAATGCGAATTCTTCGCGCTCGAAGGTCTATCGCAGTTGTTGCAGACCGTGGAGCGGGTTCAGCAGCGCTTCAACGCCAACCTCGGCATCATCGGGGTGGTGTTGACCATGTTCGACCGCCGCAACCGCCTGACGGACCAGGTGGCCGATGACGTCCGGTCATGCCTGGGGCCGCTGGTGTTCGAATCGGTCATCCCGCGGAACGTGCGCCTGTCGGAGGCGCCGAGCCACGGCCTGCCGGCACTGGTCTATGATCACAACTGCACCGGCAGCCGCGCGTACATCGCCCTGGCGCGCGAACTGATCGGGCGCCTGCCCGCCGAAAGGAAGGCCGCGTGA
- the rsmG gene encoding 16S rRNA (guanine(527)-N(7))-methyltransferase RsmG produces the protein MARLDRLSDMLRLENSQQNLVAQNTLSIAWSRHFADSAQLLDHVSRETPRWLDLGTGAGFPGLVIAAMRPHWPVTLVESRALRVSWLCHVSTLLHLTDCRVIGRRLEDVPTEPFDVISARAFAPLAKLLKLARRFSTDHTRWLLPKGRSAAQEVASLPRDLQTAFHVEQSATDPDSGIVVGQFNSGQSS, from the coding sequence ATGGCCCGCCTTGACCGATTGAGCGATATGCTTCGTCTGGAGAACAGCCAACAGAACCTGGTGGCCCAGAATACGCTGTCGATAGCCTGGAGCCGCCACTTCGCCGACAGCGCCCAGCTGTTGGACCATGTTTCACGCGAAACCCCCCGCTGGCTGGATCTGGGCACCGGGGCAGGATTTCCCGGGCTCGTCATCGCGGCGATGCGCCCACATTGGCCGGTGACCCTCGTCGAGTCGCGCGCATTACGTGTCTCGTGGTTATGTCATGTCTCGACCCTACTGCATCTCACAGATTGTCGGGTTATCGGGCGGCGATTGGAGGACGTTCCGACGGAACCATTCGACGTAATATCTGCCAGAGCTTTCGCACCGCTCGCGAAGCTCCTTAAGCTGGCGCGTCGCTTTTCCACAGACCACACCCGTTGGTTATTGCCGAAAGGAAGGTCAGCAGCGCAAGAAGTAGCTAGTCTGCCGCGCGACCTCCAAACGGCGTTCCACGTGGAACAATCAGCGACTGATCCAGATTCGGGGATAGTAGTCGGTCAATTCAATTCAGGACAAAGCTCGTGA
- the mnmG gene encoding tRNA uridine-5-carboxymethylaminomethyl(34) synthesis enzyme MnmG, protein MKDFDVLVVGGGHAGVEAAAAAARMGARVGLVTFDLDTIGAMSCNPAIGGLGKGHLVREVDALDGIIARAADAAAIHYRMLNRSKGSAVWGPRVQADRQLFKAAVQAALREQSAITQIAGEAQALEISNGRVTGLMLADGTTLSAQAVILCTGTFLGGTLFRGEERLAGGRIGEQSARRLAEQLRDAALPMARLKTGTPPRLDGRTIDWARLEVQPSDADEWTMSPLTVGRRNPQLACAITRTNNATHDVIRSNLARSPLFSGAIGAQGPRYCPSIEDKVHRFGDRDGHQVFLEPEGLRTAMVYPNGISTSLPADVQLAMLQTMPGLESVEMAVSGYAVEYDHVDPRSLDSGLQMRALRGLYCAGQINGTTGYEEAAAQGLVAGAHAAAAVLGREAPALDRANSYIAVMVDDLTLQGVSEPYRMLTARAEYRLRLRASNASTRLTPVGIAAGLVGEQRQEWFDRRDAQRIVWDTALDRRLTSREVAGARPDAPPRTLREWLTYDGVAQDSLVTHLPEGFISDDVGLELTEDAAYAPYLARQEAELRDLRASETLAIPDGFRFRDVPGLSNEMIERLHAAQPGTLAAAGRVPGITPAALAALLVHTRRAQALA, encoded by the coding sequence ATGAAAGATTTCGACGTTCTGGTGGTGGGCGGCGGTCACGCCGGGGTGGAAGCTGCAGCGGCTGCGGCCCGGATGGGTGCACGGGTCGGTCTGGTGACCTTTGATCTCGACACCATCGGCGCGATGAGCTGCAACCCGGCGATTGGCGGACTGGGCAAGGGGCACCTCGTGCGGGAGGTGGATGCGCTCGACGGCATCATCGCACGGGCGGCTGATGCGGCGGCGATTCACTATCGGATGCTCAACCGTTCCAAAGGGAGCGCCGTCTGGGGTCCACGGGTCCAGGCGGACCGGCAATTGTTCAAGGCTGCGGTCCAGGCCGCGTTGCGCGAACAGAGTGCGATCACGCAGATCGCTGGTGAAGCGCAGGCGCTTGAGATCAGTAATGGTCGCGTGACTGGGCTCATGCTGGCCGACGGCACCACACTATCTGCGCAGGCGGTGATCCTGTGCACTGGCACATTCCTTGGCGGAACGCTGTTTCGCGGCGAGGAGCGACTTGCAGGTGGCCGCATTGGGGAGCAATCCGCCAGGCGCTTGGCGGAGCAATTGCGGGATGCGGCTTTGCCGATGGCGCGGCTGAAGACCGGAACACCGCCGCGACTGGACGGGCGGACGATAGATTGGGCTCGGCTGGAGGTGCAGCCTTCGGACGCCGACGAGTGGACCATGTCGCCATTGACGGTGGGCCGCCGCAATCCGCAGCTGGCCTGCGCCATTACCCGAACCAATAACGCAACCCACGACGTGATCCGGTCGAACCTTGCCCGGTCACCTCTGTTTAGCGGCGCCATCGGTGCGCAGGGGCCGCGCTATTGCCCGTCTATCGAGGACAAGGTCCATCGGTTTGGCGACCGCGACGGGCATCAGGTGTTCCTTGAACCCGAGGGTCTTCGCACCGCGATGGTCTATCCCAACGGCATCAGCACCTCGCTGCCCGCCGATGTTCAGCTTGCAATGTTGCAGACGATGCCGGGTTTGGAATCGGTCGAGATGGCGGTTTCGGGCTACGCTGTGGAATACGACCACGTCGATCCGCGCAGTCTCGATAGCGGTCTGCAGATGCGCGCGCTTCGCGGGTTGTATTGTGCGGGGCAGATCAACGGGACCACCGGTTACGAGGAAGCCGCGGCGCAAGGTCTGGTCGCAGGCGCTCACGCGGCCGCAGCTGTCCTGGGGCGGGAGGCGCCAGCGCTGGACCGGGCCAACTCCTACATTGCCGTGATGGTCGACGATCTGACCCTGCAGGGCGTGAGCGAACCATACCGGATGCTTACAGCCCGCGCGGAGTATCGCCTGCGCCTGCGCGCGAGCAACGCGAGTACGCGGCTAACGCCGGTCGGGATCGCCGCGGGCCTTGTTGGCGAACAACGACAGGAGTGGTTTGACCGGCGGGACGCCCAGCGCATCGTTTGGGATACCGCGCTCGATCGGCGGCTAACGTCGCGAGAGGTGGCAGGCGCTCGCCCCGACGCGCCGCCCCGTACGCTGCGTGAATGGCTCACCTACGATGGGGTTGCGCAGGATTCTCTGGTCACGCATTTGCCAGAGGGATTTATAAGCGACGACGTGGGTCTCGAATTGACTGAGGACGCAGCTTACGCGCCGTATCTGGCACGTCAGGAAGCGGAGCTGCGCGATCTCCGCGCAAGTGAAACATTGGCTATCCCGGACGGCTTTCGGTTTCGCGATGTTCCGGGCCTATCCAACGAGATGATTGAACGGCTACACGCGGCGCAACCTGGCACATTGGCTGCCGCCGGCCGTGTGCCTGGAATCACACCTGCTGCCTTGGCAGCACTGTTGGTTCACACACGCCGCGCACAGGCTCTAGCGTGA
- the mnmE gene encoding tRNA uridine-5-carboxymethylaminomethyl(34) synthesis GTPase MnmE — protein METIFALSSGAPPAGIAVVRVSGPEAGVVLTALAGRLPQPRRAMAAVLRDQAAEELDRALVLWLPGPGTATGEDVAELHLHGGRAVVASVEVALQSFPRVRKAEAGEFTRRAFINGRIDLAQAEGLADLLAAETELQRRAALALAGGALSRQVDRWRDRLLGLSAQVEAVLDFGDEEDVSELPPSFQESVSAFAAELQEWLARPLVEPLREGFRVVLAGPPNAGKSTLFNALIEDEAAITAPTPGTTRDLLERPVAIDGVPFTFVDTAGLREASSDPIELQGIDRARNALLRADVILWLGPEGDGPPDAWEIDAKADLGVHKSSARAGVSAVTGDGMRELKCALVSHARELLPAGGAIALTRRQHALLEDALSALTINDSDPLIIAERLRLARTAFDRITGRASTEHMLDALFGRFCIGK, from the coding sequence ATGGAGACCATTTTCGCCCTGTCGAGCGGCGCGCCGCCGGCCGGCATCGCGGTCGTGCGGGTGAGCGGCCCCGAAGCGGGCGTAGTCCTTACCGCGTTGGCCGGGCGGCTGCCGCAGCCGCGCCGGGCCATGGCGGCCGTGTTGCGCGATCAGGCAGCGGAGGAACTCGACCGGGCTCTGGTACTATGGCTACCGGGGCCGGGGACCGCGACCGGCGAGGATGTAGCCGAACTGCACCTCCATGGCGGGCGGGCGGTGGTGGCATCGGTTGAGGTAGCGCTGCAATCGTTTCCCCGGGTCCGCAAGGCGGAGGCGGGGGAGTTCACCCGGCGGGCCTTCATCAACGGGCGGATCGACCTTGCGCAGGCGGAGGGACTGGCGGACCTGCTCGCCGCCGAAACCGAGTTGCAGCGACGCGCGGCGCTGGCCTTGGCCGGAGGTGCCCTCTCACGCCAGGTCGACCGTTGGCGTGATCGGCTCCTGGGCTTGTCGGCACAGGTCGAGGCTGTGCTGGATTTCGGAGACGAGGAAGACGTTTCGGAGCTCCCCCCTTCATTCCAGGAGAGCGTCTCCGCCTTTGCCGCGGAGTTGCAGGAATGGTTGGCGCGCCCGCTGGTCGAGCCCCTCCGCGAAGGCTTCAGGGTTGTCCTGGCGGGTCCGCCAAACGCCGGGAAATCCACCCTTTTCAACGCCTTGATTGAAGACGAGGCGGCGATCACCGCCCCGACGCCGGGGACCACCCGCGATTTGCTTGAGCGGCCCGTGGCGATCGACGGCGTACCATTCACATTCGTCGACACCGCCGGATTGCGGGAAGCATCGTCGGACCCGATCGAGCTACAGGGCATCGATCGGGCCAGAAACGCGCTGCTGCGGGCTGACGTGATCTTGTGGCTGGGGCCGGAAGGGGATGGGCCGCCCGACGCGTGGGAGATCGACGCCAAGGCCGATTTGGGCGTTCACAAGTCCAGTGCTCGTGCTGGGGTATCGGCGGTGACAGGTGACGGGATGCGCGAGCTTAAATGCGCGTTGGTTAGTCACGCGCGGGAGCTGCTCCCCGCCGGTGGTGCGATCGCGCTCACGCGCCGGCAGCATGCTCTGTTAGAAGACGCTCTCTCCGCCCTGACGATCAACGATTCCGATCCGCTAATCATCGCGGAACGGCTCAGACTGGCGCGGACGGCGTTCGACCGGATCACCGGGCGCGCCTCCACCGAGCATATGCTCGATGCGCTGTTCGGACGCTTTTGCATCGGCAAGTGA
- a CDS encoding DUF6489 family protein yields MKVHIEIDCTPEEARSFMGLPDVGKANEVYVDLMAKAMKGVGSIDKLQEVAGQMAPMGQIGMKLFQNFIEGAAAAGKGSGTTPKGNPDA; encoded by the coding sequence ATGAAGGTCCACATCGAGATCGATTGCACCCCGGAAGAGGCGCGCAGCTTCATGGGCTTGCCCGATGTCGGCAAGGCGAACGAAGTGTACGTCGACCTTATGGCCAAGGCGATGAAGGGCGTCGGCAGCATCGACAAGCTGCAGGAGGTCGCGGGACAGATGGCACCGATGGGGCAGATCGGCATGAAGCTGTTCCAGAACTTCATCGAAGGCGCCGCGGCGGCGGGCAAGGGATCCGGCACCACGCCGAAAGGCAATCCGGACGCGTAA
- a CDS encoding dienelactone hydrolase family protein, giving the protein MGELRRIGTLEGDQTFPVYRAEPAAGATAAIIVIPEIFGINPGIRAKCDAWAKLGYLAVAPDIFWRFAEGEELDPDVPDQFDKALKNMGQFDLDSCMRDIEALIHHLKREGNCSKVGLVGFCLGGFVAYTAAARTDIDASVGYYGVSIDQHLGEAQAIANPLMLHIAGADHFVTADAQTAIHQALDGHPRVTLHDYPGLDHGFAAEIGQRRDEQGAQLADRRTEAFFAEHLAA; this is encoded by the coding sequence ATGGGCGAATTGCGACGGATCGGGACTCTTGAGGGCGACCAGACCTTTCCAGTCTACCGCGCCGAACCCGCTGCCGGGGCAACCGCTGCGATCATCGTCATTCCCGAAATCTTCGGGATCAATCCCGGAATCCGCGCGAAGTGCGATGCATGGGCAAAGCTGGGTTATCTGGCAGTCGCGCCCGACATCTTCTGGCGCTTTGCAGAAGGGGAAGAGCTTGATCCCGATGTGCCAGACCAGTTCGACAAGGCACTGAAAAATATGGGCCAGTTCGACCTCGACTCCTGTATGCGGGATATCGAGGCGCTGATCCACCATCTCAAGCGAGAGGGTAACTGCTCGAAGGTGGGCCTGGTCGGTTTCTGCCTCGGTGGATTCGTCGCCTACACCGCCGCCGCCCGCACCGACATCGATGCATCTGTCGGCTATTACGGCGTGTCGATCGACCAGCATCTGGGCGAGGCGCAGGCGATCGCCAACCCCCTGATGCTGCACATTGCAGGCGCGGATCACTTCGTCACGGCTGACGCGCAAACGGCGATCCATCAGGCATTGGATGGCCATCCCCGGGTGACTCTGCACGACTACCCCGGCCTAGATCACGGGTTTGCCGCAGAGATAGGCCAGCGCCGCGACGAACAGGGCGCCCAGCTCGCCGACCGCCGCACTGAGGCGTTCTTCGCGGAGCATCTGGCCGCATGA
- a CDS encoding FMN-binding glutamate synthase family protein: MINRARWRWSAHTATRYGLPLGVLVLSVAFALWWRWGLFVSLPLLAVAAWDFLQREHTLRRNYPLLARFRWIMEDLRPFAQAYVVEGDLEGRPFNHDERSLVYARAKGELDSHPFGTELDVYSDEYEWLAHSMVPNEQAPLEWRVDVGSSQCTRPYSAALLNISAMSFGSLSAKAILALNKGAAAGGFYHDTGEGGLSRYHREHGGHLVWEIGSGYFGCRDGWGKFDPAKFADTAQIDQVKMVEIKLSQGAKPGHGGVLPGSKVSAEIAAARGVPQGKDCVSPAAHSTFSTPVELLEWAAQLRELSGGKPVGLKLCVGQPHEVFALVKAMLETGIRVDYIVVDGAEGGTGASPVEFSNRVGSPLREGLVLMRNALVGADLKHEIKLAAAGKVHSGAGMAMNFGLGADWCNAARAFMFALGCVQSMRCHEDTCPTGITTQDATRQYGLVVPEKAERVARFQRQTLHGLREMVVAMGLDNPWQITSCHINERLDSARAAPVDEIYGFLEEGALLDDPDATQYARYWRMAQANSFARAN; this comes from the coding sequence ATGATCAACCGCGCCCGGTGGCGCTGGTCGGCCCACACGGCGACCCGCTATGGCCTGCCGCTGGGGGTGCTGGTGCTCAGTGTCGCGTTCGCCCTGTGGTGGCGGTGGGGCCTGTTCGTCAGCCTGCCGCTCCTGGCGGTCGCGGCATGGGACTTCCTCCAGCGCGAACATACCCTGCGGCGCAACTACCCGCTGCTGGCGCGGTTCAGATGGATCATGGAGGATTTGCGGCCCTTCGCGCAGGCCTATGTCGTCGAAGGCGACCTGGAGGGGCGCCCGTTCAACCACGATGAACGCTCGCTGGTCTATGCGCGGGCCAAGGGTGAGCTCGACTCGCATCCGTTCGGCACCGAACTCGACGTATATTCCGATGAATACGAGTGGCTCGCGCACTCGATGGTCCCGAACGAACAAGCCCCTCTGGAATGGCGAGTCGACGTCGGTAGCTCGCAATGCACCAGGCCCTATTCCGCCGCATTGCTCAATATCTCGGCCATGAGTTTCGGCTCGCTGTCAGCCAAGGCCATTCTGGCGCTCAACAAGGGGGCCGCAGCCGGCGGTTTCTATCATGACACCGGCGAAGGCGGCTTGTCGCGCTACCACCGTGAGCACGGCGGTCACCTGGTGTGGGAAATCGGCAGCGGCTATTTCGGCTGCCGCGACGGGTGGGGCAAGTTCGATCCCGCCAAGTTTGCCGATACCGCGCAGATCGATCAGGTGAAGATGGTCGAGATCAAGCTGAGCCAGGGTGCCAAGCCCGGGCACGGCGGGGTTCTGCCGGGATCCAAGGTGAGCGCGGAGATCGCCGCGGCGCGCGGGGTGCCGCAGGGCAAGGATTGCGTCTCCCCGGCCGCGCATTCGACCTTCTCGACGCCGGTCGAACTGCTCGAATGGGCGGCACAGCTGCGCGAACTGTCGGGCGGCAAGCCGGTCGGCCTCAAGCTGTGCGTCGGGCAGCCCCACGAGGTGTTCGCGCTGGTGAAGGCGATGCTCGAGACGGGCATCCGGGTGGATTACATCGTCGTCGATGGGGCGGAGGGCGGCACCGGCGCCTCTCCGGTCGAATTCTCCAATCGCGTGGGCAGCCCGTTGCGCGAAGGATTGGTCCTGATGCGGAACGCCCTGGTAGGGGCCGATCTGAAGCACGAGATCAAGCTCGCCGCCGCGGGCAAGGTCCACTCAGGCGCCGGTATGGCGATGAATTTCGGCCTTGGTGCGGACTGGTGCAACGCGGCCCGCGCCTTCATGTTCGCGCTGGGCTGCGTGCAATCGATGCGCTGTCATGAGGACACCTGCCCTACCGGGATCACCACGCAGGATGCCACGCGGCAATACGGACTGGTGGTGCCGGAAAAGGCCGAGCGGGTCGCCCGGTTCCAACGGCAAACGCTGCACGGCTTGCGCGAGATGGTGGTCGCCATGGGGCTCGACAATCCGTGGCAGATCACCTCGTGCCATATCAACGAGCGGCTCGACAGCGCCCGCGCCGCGCCGGTCGACGAGATTTATGGGTTCCTCGAGGAAGGAGCATTGCTCGACGATCCGGACGCCACGCAGTATGCCCGCTACTGGCGGATGGCCCAGGCGAACAGTTTCGCGCGGGCAAACTGA
- a CDS encoding nuclear transport factor 2 family protein: MSAEMGLKNWHRVLDGGSDPAALAEIIREDAVFHSPVVHTPQTGRAKVVGYLAAAGVVLNTEAFRYVREFSDGNQALLEFVTELDGIQINGIDLITFDDAGLIADFKVMVRPLKAINKVWEMMGAQLAATAGS; this comes from the coding sequence ATGAGCGCGGAAATGGGTCTGAAGAATTGGCACCGCGTCCTCGACGGCGGCAGCGATCCCGCCGCGCTCGCCGAAATCATCCGCGAAGATGCGGTGTTTCACTCCCCGGTGGTGCACACCCCGCAAACGGGCCGCGCCAAAGTGGTCGGGTATCTCGCCGCCGCGGGGGTGGTGCTCAATACCGAGGCGTTCCGGTACGTGCGCGAATTCAGCGACGGCAATCAGGCGCTGCTCGAATTCGTGACCGAGCTCGATGGCATCCAGATCAACGGCATCGACCTGATTACCTTCGACGATGCGGGACTGATCGCCGACTTCAAGGTGATGGTCCGCCCGCTGAAGGCGATCAACAAGGTGTGGGAAATGATGGGTGCCCAGCTGGCGGCGACCGCCGGAAGCTAA